Proteins co-encoded in one Arachis hypogaea cultivar Tifrunner chromosome 11, arahy.Tifrunner.gnm2.J5K5, whole genome shotgun sequence genomic window:
- the LOC112720797 gene encoding formyltetrahydrofolate deformylase 1, mitochondrial-like: protein MGVVRRVCSMFPQVVGFSKRNISFKTLDPPSPLAHGIHVFYCPDAVGIVAKLSDCIASRGGNILTADVFVPENKQVFYSRSDFVFDPAKWPRVQMEEDFLKLSQTFNAMRSVVRVPALDPKYKIAVLASKQDHCLVDLLHGWQDGRLPVDITCVIRNIEQTWILKMYYMKKKEKREGKILELVQNTDFLVLARYMQILSRNFLRSYENDIINIHHGLLPSFKGSHPSKQAFEAGVKLIGATSHFVTEELDEGPIIEQMVERVSHKDNLQSFVQKSENLEKQCLRNAIRSYCELRVLPYEEKKTVVF from the exons atgggCGTTGTGCGAAGAGTGTGTTCGATGTTCCCCCAAGTTGTTGGATTCAGCAAGAGGAACATCTCCTTCAAAACCTTGGATCCTCCATCACCACTCGCCCATGGAATCCACGTCTTTTATTGCCCA GATGCTGTTGGAATTGTAGCCAAACTTTCAGATTGCATTGCATCTAGAGGTGGAAACATCCTTACTGCCGATGTTTTTGTACCTGAAAATAAACAAGTCTTCTACTCTAGAAG TGATTTTGTTTTTGATCCTGCTAAATGGCCACGGGTACAAATGGAGGAGGATTTCCTAAAGCTATCACAAACATTCAATGCAATGCGATCTGTTGTGAGGGTGCCGGCTCTAGATCCTAAATATAAGATAGCTGTTCTGGCCTCAAAGCAG GATCATTGTCTAGTTGATTTGTTACACGGATGGCAGGATGGAAGACTTCCTGTAGATATAACTTGTGTAATTAG AAACATAGAGCAAACATGGATTTTGAAAATGTATTAcatgaagaaaaaagagaaaagagaagggaaGATATTGGAGTTGGTTCAGAATACTGATTTTTTAGTACTTGCAAGGTATATGCAG ATATTATCCAGAAACTTCTTAAGGAGCTATGAGAACGATATAATTAACATTCACCATGGTCTTTTGCCATCATTCAAGGGGAGTCATCCATCAAAACAG GCCTTTGAAGCAGGTGTTAAATTAATAGGTGCAACAAGTCACTTTGTGACAGAAGAGCTTGATGAAGGACCTATAATTGAACAAATG GTCGAGAGAGTTTCTCACAAAGATAACTTGCAGAGCTTTGTGCAGAAATCGGAGAACCTTGAAAAACAATGCCTTCGCAACGCTATCAGATCTTATTGTGAGCTTCGAGTATTACCTTACGAAGAAAAGAAGACtgttgtcttctga